GCATCATTTCCGCCCGACTTCGGCATAAGCCGCAGATCCACGGTCTTTCCGTCTCGGGCCGGGAAAAAGCCCCATTTTGACTGTTCCTTCTGCTGTGGATTACGGCCAGAAAATTGTTCCCTACCCAAAACCCTTGTGGTAAGCCTCTTTCTCTGCCGCGCCCCTCCCTTTTCCCAAAGTCCGCTTTTTTTCTCCTGTCGAAAACCCATCCTGCCGAAGGGTAAAAAAATATTTTCTAAAATTACTCTAAAAAAGATCAAATATTTCTGCGGACAGTCTCTTTTCATACATGTTGAAAACTTTTCAAGAGTTCTCACAATCATGGCTAATCGGCAATATCCGACTTTAACCGACCGACTATACATATAATTACCTCCACCCCCCTGTACATAACCTGATTCGTGGTGTATCACTGTCTTCGACGTTCCGACGTGCGCCGTCCCCTGCGGACGCCCCCGACGGAACAGGCCCGGAACACCCCAATCTCAGATGACCGGGCCTGATTTTTTTGCCGTAAGACTGCGACGCTTCGCCGCAGAAAAATGAATCAAGGGAGTTTAGGATGACAAGTACGCCCTCGGGTGTCTGGAATTACGTGCGCGGGCTCCAGAAGAGCAGCCTGTGCGACTGGCCAGGACATCCCGGATGCGTGATTTTTCTCGGCGGCTGCAATCTGCGCTGCCCCACCTGCCACAATTTCGATCTTGCATGGAACATGGACCGCCTGCCCCGGCTCGACCCGGGCAAGCTCAAGGCGTTCCTGACCAGCCGGGCCAAGTGGTTCGACGGCGTGACCGTATCCGGCGGAGAACCGACCACGGTGCCGGAACTCGGCCATCTGCTGCTCGAGATCAGAAAGATCGGCCTGCCCGTCAAGCTCGACACCAACGGCATGCGTCCGGAAGTCGTTCGCGACATCATGGACGAGGGACTGGCCCAGGTCTTTGCCGTGGATGTGAAGGGACCATATGAAAAATATCCGTCGCTGACCGGACACGCCGTGTCCGCCATTGCGGCCAAGGCCAATCTCGAACGCATTTTCGAAATGGCCCGGACCAGTCCCGACGCGTTCTACTTCCGGCTCACCAAGGTGCCCGGAATCACGGACCGCGACGTGGAGACCGCCCGCAGCTATCTGCCGGAAGGATTTTCCCTGACTATTCAGAAATATGTGCCACCAAGGAGGGACACCGAGCATGCCCAGCCAGATCATGAAACGCGACGGGCGGTTGGAAACGTGGTCGCTTGACCGCATTGCCCAGGCCATTTTCAAGGCGCTCAATGCGAGCGGCATCAAGGACCCGCTTCTTGCCCGCAGACTGGCCCGCAAGGTGGACCAGCGACTTCAGGGCGTGGAAATCCCGGAACAGGAGCACGTGCAGGACACTGTCGAAAAGGTGCTCATGGAGTCCCGCCAGTTCGAAATAGCCAAGAAATACATCCTGTACCGGGAAACGCGCCGCAGGCTGCGCTCCCAGAAGGAAGCCTATCTCGACATCAAGGAAGTCATCAACGAATACCTGGGACAGTCGGACTGGCGCGTCAACGAGAACGCCAACATGACCCACTCGTTTCAGGGACTCATGCTGCATCTGTCCGGCACGGTGCAGGCGCGCTATTCGCTGGAAAAATACCCTGACGAAATCCGCCTTGCCCACGAGCACGGCTATTTCCACATACATGACCTCTCCTTCGGCCTTGCCGGATACTGCGCGGGCTGGTCCCTGCGCGACCTGCTCATCGAAGGCTTCAACCTCGAAGGACGCGCCTCGGCAGGCCCGGCCAAGCACTTCGACACGGCCCTCGGTCAGGTGAACAACTTTCTCGGCACGCTCCAGAACGAATGGGCCGGAGCTCAGGCGTTCAACAATGTGGACACCTATCTCGCCCCGTTCATCCGCCACGACGGACTGACCTATGATCAGGTCCGCCAATGCATGCAGAAATTCGTGTTCAATCTGAACAACACCTCCCGCTGGGGTGGGCAGTCGCCGTTCACCAACCTGACCTTCGACCTCGTGCCGCCCAAGCACATTGCCAAGGAACCCGTCATCATCGGCGGCAAGTTCCACGATGAGCTCACCTACGGCGACTTCACCGAGGAAATGGCCATGATCAACAAGGCCTTCATAGAGGTCATGATCGAAGGCGACTACCATTCGCGCATCTTCTCGTTCCCCATTCCCACGTACAACGTGACCACGGATTTCCCCTGGGATTCCGAAATCGGGGAACTGCTGCTCAAGCTCACGGCCAAGTTCGGCGTGCCCTACTTCCAGAACTTCATCAATTCCGAACTCAAGCCCGAAGACGTGCGCTCCATGTGCTGCCGCCTCCAGATGGACATCCGCGAACTGCGCAACAAGACCGGCGGCCTGTTCGGCGCGGGCGATCTGACCGGCTCCATCGGCGTGGTCACCCTGAACCTGCCCAAGCTCGCCTATCTCGCGGAATCCGAGGACGACTTTCTGGACCTCGTGGAGGAATACGCGGAACTCGCCAAGGACTCCCTTGAGTTCAAACGCAAGATCATCACGGACAACCTCGAAAACGGCATGTTTCCGTGGTCCCGGCGCTATCTCAAGAACGGGTACAAGGGCCATTTCTCCACCATCGGGCTGGTGGGCGGTCACGAAGCCTGCATGAACATGCTCGGCAAGGGCATCGAAACCGAATCCGGCCTGCGCTTCATGCGCCGCACCCTGAACCATCTGCGCCGCATCACCGCCCGTTTTCAGGAAGAGACCGGCAACCTCTACAACCTCGAAGCCACCCCGGCCGAAGGCACCAGCTACAGACTGGCCAAGATCGACAAGGCCCTGTACGCGGACATTCAGGCCCAGGGCAACGGAACACCCTACTACACCAACTCCACAGCCCTGCCCGTGGGCATCTCGGACGACGTGTACTATGCACTGGAACACCAGAACAAGCTCCAGACCCTGTACACCGGCGGTACCGTGTTCCACACCTTCCTCGGCGAGGCCGTGGCCGACACCAAGGCGCTCAAGGCCTTCATCATCAAGGCCTTCACCATGACCCGCATTCCCTACATCTCCATCACGCCGACCTTCTCCATCTGCAAGGAGCACGGCTACATCCGGGGCGAACACTTCGAATGCCCGGATTGCGGAGCGGAAACCGAGGTCTATACGCGCATCGTCGGCTATTACCGGCCCATCTCCCGCTGGAACAAGGGCAAACAGGCCGAATACAGCGACCGCGTGGTATTCAGCGACTGCCTCTGCAACTAGGGCGCCATCAATCAAAAAGCAAAAAGGCCGGGCTGTTATGCCCGGCCTTTTTTGATGCATGAGGCCTTCGGCGAGCCTCCCGGGGGGCTGGGCGCTGCCCAGACCCGCAAGGGGGCAGACACCCCCTTGACCCCATTCTGTTTCGGGAATTCGAAGAGGCCGGAGACATGCCCTGTCGGGACATGTCTCCGGCCTCTTCGAATTCCCGAAACGGGTGGCCAAAAAAATTCTTCTTTCCTTTTTTTACCTGTTTGCCCTGAATCTCATTCGTCGACAGGGCAAACAAGGCTCCTCCGCACCCAACTACGCCGCCAAACGAACCAAACAAGTTCCTTCACCCTTTTCAGGCGGCGTAGAACCAGAAAGCTTTGGGAGATTCTTAAGAACCTTTTCTCGAAAAGGTTCTTAAGTCGCCGAAGGCATCCTCACTCCCCTATCCAAGCTTCCCGGCAACGGCATGCGCCACGCGTTCGCCGTCCATGGCAGCGGACACGATGCCCCCGGCATAGCCTGCGCCTTCGCCACAGTGGTACAGACCGGGCACGGCGGGATGGGCCATGGTTTCCCTGTCGCGGGGAATGCGCACTGGAGAACTGGTCCGGGACTCCACGCCGAGCAGCAGGGCCTCCTCGGAATCATATCCCCTGTTCTTTCTGCCGAGCGCGACAAGCCCCTGTCCCAGACGCCGCGCCACGTCCTCGGGCAACAGTTCATGCAGGGGCGCAGCGTATGCACCGGGCACATAGGAAGTTCTGCCGATGTTCGAGGATATGCGGCCCTGCAGAAAATCCGTGGCGCGCTGAGCCGGAGCCTTCTGAGTCACGCCGTCCCCGGCGCGAAACATGGCCTGTTCCACGGCGGCCTGAAAGGCGAGCCCGGCCAGCGGATCATCCTGAACGCCGGGAATGTCTTCAAGCCGCAACTCCACGACAAGGCCGGAATTGGCGAACTCGGCATTGCGCTCGGCCATGCTCATGCCGTTGAGTACAAGCTCGCCCGGCGCAGTGGATGCAGGCACCACGTATCCTCCCGGACACATGCAGAAGGAGAACACGCCCCGGCCCTCGACCTGCGCGGTCAGCCGATAACTGGCTGCGGGCAGATTGGGATGGCGCGGAGAATGGTGATAGAAAATCCTGTCGATCAGGGGCTGGGGATGCTCGATGCGCACACCAAGGGCAAAGGGCTTGGCCTCCACCGGAACCTCGCGGGCAACCAGCATGCGGTAGATGTCGCGCGCGGAATGGCCGGTCGCCAGAATCACGGCCTCGCCGGACACGATTTCGCCGTCCGCAAGCCGAACGCCGGTGGCAACGCCGTTGTCCAGAAGCAGATCCGTGACACGGGTATTGAAATGAATTTCCCCGCCTGCGTCCAGAATGGCCTGCCTGAGATTGCGCACGATCCCGGGCAGCTTGTTGGAGCCGATATGGGCATGCGCGTCAATGCGGATGTCCGGAGATGCGCCGTGAGCAACGAACAGATCGAGAATGCGGCCCACATTGCCACGCTTGGAGGATCGGGTGTAGAGCTTGCCGTCGGAATAGGTTCCGGCTCCGCCCTCGCCGAAACAGTAGTTGGAATCCGGATTGACCAGCCCCTCGGTGTAGAGCTTCCTGATGTCCTTGCGCCGCTCGTTCACGTCCTTGCCGCGATCCAGCACAACGGGCGTGATTCCGTGCTCAAGCAGTGACAACGCCGCAAAATATCCGGCAGGCCCGGCTCCCACGATCACCACGCGCTTTCCAGTCAATGCGACCGGACGGAATTCGGCCCACTCCGGCTCGGGGGCGTCCTGCGGAGCGATGGCGACCTGAAGCGCGAACTTGGGCATGCGCGACCGGGCATCGATGGAACGGCGCACGATACGGGTCACGAATTCCTGGGAATTCGGCAGTCCGGCCTTTTCCAGAGCAGCCAGTCGAACCGCATCGGGGAGATGAATCCGATCGGCCGGAATCCTGATATCGACAAGCACGGGTTTCATGAAAACATCCTGTGTTCGGATTGATGGACATTGCCGGGAAGACCGCGCATCGGCCTCCCGGGAGCAGGATTCCTACACGGTATCCCTGCGCTGCTCAAGTCGGAAAAGGCGGCTACAGCTGTGCGCCGATGGCAGCCGCAGTTTCCAGAGCAATGGGGGCAAGCTCGGCCTCGACCCGCTCCTCGGACCATTCGCTGTACCTTGCCGAAATATAGACGATGGCACGCGGAGTTCCATGCATGTCCACCACCGGAGCGGACACCGCGATCTCGCCGACCAGAAATTCCTGAGCCGAAACACAGTATCCCTTTTCCCGAACCTTTTCGATCTCGCGCAGATTTTCCTCCACGCCAGTGACAGTATATGGAGTTATGGGCTTGCGATCGGACCGTTCCAGCAGGGCTCGGACCTCGGCCTCATCCATGCGCGACAGCATGGCTCTGCCCCCGCAGAAGGCCGGAATCCTGCGTCCGGGCAAAGTCCCTTCCAGCAGAAGCACCCGCTGCGGCAGGCGGACAAGGTAAATTATGGATGTCTCGTACAGTGTTCCCAGATACACGGAATTCCCGGCCCGCTTGCGCGCTTCCACCAGATACGGCGTGCCCACTTCCACAAGCCGTTCACTGCGAAGATAGTTGTACCCCAGACTCATGACCTTGGGCGTCATCCGGAACCGTTTGGTGGCCGGGTCCTTGGACAGATAGCCGAGGGTTGTCCATGTATGCAGAAACCGCTGCACCGCACTCTTGTTCAGCCCGGTCAACGCCACGAGTTCGGCCAGCCCCAGTTCCTTGTGTCCATGGTTGAACGCCTCCAGAATCAGCATGCCGCGTTCAACCGATGCCACGAAAAGAGAACTCGCTCTCCGGCTCTTAATCTTTGACATAACGCTCGTTCGGTTTTAGATGAATCCCCCCCGGGTTCACTCCGCCCCAGCTCCGCACGCAAAGGCATGAACCCGCCGCTTATATACCTTATACAACAAGTGAATCAAAATTTCACCCACCCGATTGGGGTAAGCTACTTGACTTGTTTTTGTAATAATTCTAAATTGCTATTAGAATCCCTGTATCGCTATGCGATACGGAATTCCAACGAGGAGAGCAGAAATGGCGGTGCATGAAGCCCTCTGGGCCGAGATCGATCTGAAAGCCATCAGGCACAATTTCAGACTGTCTGCCGACATGGCCGGACCCGGCGCACAGGTCATGGCCGTGGTCAAGGCCGATGCATACGGGCACGGGGCCGTCGAGGTGGCCAAGGCCGTGGCCGAGGAAGGAGCTGGCGCTCTGGGCGTGGCCCGCATCTGCGAGGCCGAGGAACTGCGGCGGGCCGGACTCGACCTGCCCATCCTGATCTTCGGGTACACCCCGCCCTGCGACGCGGCCCGACTGGCCGATCAGGACATCACTCAGGCCGTGTTTTCCCGCGACTATGCCCTGGAGCTGGACAAGGCTGCCGAAAAGGCGGGCTGCACGGTCAAGGGACACCTCAAGATAGACAGCGGCATGGGCCGCATAGGCTTTCTTCCGCCCGGGAATCACGGCACGCAGAGCGTATCCGAATCCATGGGCTTCCTGCTGGACTTGAAACACATCCGTCTGGACGGTCTTTTCACCCACTTCGCCTCCAGCGACGGGAAAGACCTGACCAAAGCCCGGAAACAGCTCACCACCTTTGCCTCCACCCTGCGCGAACTCCAGAACGCAGGGTTTTCCTTTTCCCATGTGCACGCGGCCAACAGCGCGGCCATCATGAGCATGCCCGAGGCGCGCTTCGACATGGTCAGACAGGGCATTTCCCTGTACGGCCTGTATCCTTCCGATGAAATGGACAAAAACCTGATGGACCTTTGGCCCGCCATGAGCATCAAGGCGACGCTGGCCGAGGTCAAACGCGTCCCGGCAGGCTTTTCCGTCAGCTACGGGCATACCTACGTGACCGAACGCGAGACCCTGATCGGCACCGTGCCCGTGGGCTATGCCGACGGCTACGACCGACACCTGTCCTCGGCAGGAACCATGCTGGTGCGCGGCAGACGCGTGCCCGTGGTGGGCCGGGTCTGCATGGACCAGACCATGATTGATCTGGGCAACGTGCCGGATGCCGAACCGGGTGACGAAGTCGTCATTCTCGGCAGACAGGGACAGGAAGAGGTCTCGGCCGACGAGATTGCACGGCAGATCGACACCATCAACTATGAAGTCGTTTCCCGGATAATGCCCCGGGTCAAACGCATATATGCAGGCTGAAACGCCTGCGCAACGGCAAGGGAAACCCGACTTTCCACTCCAA
Above is a window of Pseudodesulfovibrio tunisiensis DNA encoding:
- a CDS encoding IclR family transcriptional regulator, whose amino-acid sequence is MASVERGMLILEAFNHGHKELGLAELVALTGLNKSAVQRFLHTWTTLGYLSKDPATKRFRMTPKVMSLGYNYLRSERLVEVGTPYLVEARKRAGNSVYLGTLYETSIIYLVRLPQRVLLLEGTLPGRRIPAFCGGRAMLSRMDEAEVRALLERSDRKPITPYTVTGVEENLREIEKVREKGYCVSAQEFLVGEIAVSAPVVDMHGTPRAIVYISARYSEWSEERVEAELAPIALETAAAIGAQL
- a CDS encoding anaerobic ribonucleoside-triphosphate reductase activating protein; translated protein: MTSTPSGVWNYVRGLQKSSLCDWPGHPGCVIFLGGCNLRCPTCHNFDLAWNMDRLPRLDPGKLKAFLTSRAKWFDGVTVSGGEPTTVPELGHLLLEIRKIGLPVKLDTNGMRPEVVRDIMDEGLAQVFAVDVKGPYEKYPSLTGHAVSAIAAKANLERIFEMARTSPDAFYFRLTKVPGITDRDVETARSYLPEGFSLTIQKYVPPRRDTEHAQPDHETRRAVGNVVA
- a CDS encoding ribonucleoside triphosphate reductase, translating into MPSQIMKRDGRLETWSLDRIAQAIFKALNASGIKDPLLARRLARKVDQRLQGVEIPEQEHVQDTVEKVLMESRQFEIAKKYILYRETRRRLRSQKEAYLDIKEVINEYLGQSDWRVNENANMTHSFQGLMLHLSGTVQARYSLEKYPDEIRLAHEHGYFHIHDLSFGLAGYCAGWSLRDLLIEGFNLEGRASAGPAKHFDTALGQVNNFLGTLQNEWAGAQAFNNVDTYLAPFIRHDGLTYDQVRQCMQKFVFNLNNTSRWGGQSPFTNLTFDLVPPKHIAKEPVIIGGKFHDELTYGDFTEEMAMINKAFIEVMIEGDYHSRIFSFPIPTYNVTTDFPWDSEIGELLLKLTAKFGVPYFQNFINSELKPEDVRSMCCRLQMDIRELRNKTGGLFGAGDLTGSIGVVTLNLPKLAYLAESEDDFLDLVEEYAELAKDSLEFKRKIITDNLENGMFPWSRRYLKNGYKGHFSTIGLVGGHEACMNMLGKGIETESGLRFMRRTLNHLRRITARFQEETGNLYNLEATPAEGTSYRLAKIDKALYADIQAQGNGTPYYTNSTALPVGISDDVYYALEHQNKLQTLYTGGTVFHTFLGEAVADTKALKAFIIKAFTMTRIPYISITPTFSICKEHGYIRGEHFECPDCGAETEVYTRIVGYYRPISRWNKGKQAEYSDRVVFSDCLCN
- the alr gene encoding alanine racemase — encoded protein: MAVHEALWAEIDLKAIRHNFRLSADMAGPGAQVMAVVKADAYGHGAVEVAKAVAEEGAGALGVARICEAEELRRAGLDLPILIFGYTPPCDAARLADQDITQAVFSRDYALELDKAAEKAGCTVKGHLKIDSGMGRIGFLPPGNHGTQSVSESMGFLLDLKHIRLDGLFTHFASSDGKDLTKARKQLTTFASTLRELQNAGFSFSHVHAANSAAIMSMPEARFDMVRQGISLYGLYPSDEMDKNLMDLWPAMSIKATLAEVKRVPAGFSVSYGHTYVTERETLIGTVPVGYADGYDRHLSSAGTMLVRGRRVPVVGRVCMDQTMIDLGNVPDAEPGDEVVILGRQGQEEVSADEIARQIDTINYEVVSRIMPRVKRIYAG
- a CDS encoding NAD(P)/FAD-dependent oxidoreductase, whose amino-acid sequence is MKPVLVDIRIPADRIHLPDAVRLAALEKAGLPNSQEFVTRIVRRSIDARSRMPKFALQVAIAPQDAPEPEWAEFRPVALTGKRVVIVGAGPAGYFAALSLLEHGITPVVLDRGKDVNERRKDIRKLYTEGLVNPDSNYCFGEGGAGTYSDGKLYTRSSKRGNVGRILDLFVAHGASPDIRIDAHAHIGSNKLPGIVRNLRQAILDAGGEIHFNTRVTDLLLDNGVATGVRLADGEIVSGEAVILATGHSARDIYRMLVAREVPVEAKPFALGVRIEHPQPLIDRIFYHHSPRHPNLPAASYRLTAQVEGRGVFSFCMCPGGYVVPASTAPGELVLNGMSMAERNAEFANSGLVVELRLEDIPGVQDDPLAGLAFQAAVEQAMFRAGDGVTQKAPAQRATDFLQGRISSNIGRTSYVPGAYAAPLHELLPEDVARRLGQGLVALGRKNRGYDSEEALLLGVESRTSSPVRIPRDRETMAHPAVPGLYHCGEGAGYAGGIVSAAMDGERVAHAVAGKLG